The following nucleotide sequence is from Salvia miltiorrhiza cultivar Shanhuang (shh) chromosome 7, IMPLAD_Smil_shh, whole genome shotgun sequence.
AGATATTGAATTGCATGAGCATACATATATATGTGAAATTCTTAGTACATGGATCAATGTTATTGAAGTGGTTTGAATGTGCATTGTTAAGCATGCTTGCGCATTGTTATTGGAAGTGGTTTGAAATGGGACAATGCGCATGTTTGTGCATTCTATGGTTGCGCAGTTAAAATGAGCATTTTGGGAGAATGCGCATAGTAATGAAATTAAAGCCGAATAACATTTATAATAACATTGTTGATAGCTTTGTCACGACTTCTCAATTGTTGACTAAAATTGATAGCTTTGTCATGACTTCTCAATTGTTGACTAAAATTGCATGTTAATTcgattataaaaaaaacaaccattattattaattaagaaaTCGTTAACGAGAGTATTATATAAATCGAAAATTGcatgttaatttgatttttttggtCCTATTtcgaaaattttcatatatattttttggtcTTAAACATGGAGAATATCCAACTTCAGTTCATATATGAAATGTATTCCAATTTCTCTTATAGTTGGACGAAACAAATTAAAAGTGgatcataaattttaaaaatcaattaaaataaaataaaaagggcaaattgcatgaaaataccccactttataccaaaatttggttttttgacaatcttttcaattgttgCAAAAAATTGAACCACGTtccaatttgttgcaattgagtTCCAGCGTTATTTTCCGGCGAACTTAAATTAGGGGTTTTGCTTATGTGTCATTACTATCTGATTTGGCGAATGACGTGTACTCAATATTATTTCATGGATTGCTTACCTGTATATGActaatacattaaaaattaaaaaacccaaaacgacgtcgtaagGGTTTGGCGGGAACAAAGGAAACGACGCCGTCTCTGATTAGGGGTAAAAACGAAGGGAGCAGTGGAAGATTCTTCAGATTTTGTTGGTTAGGGCGATTTCAATAGCAGTCTTCTCAATTAAAAATACCTCGAATCCTTTGTTGTAGAGTTGTTTAATCATCAAATTGGTGCCCTTTTCGTCATTACCGTGGAGGTGGTCCCAGCAGCACAAGGAGAATAGTGAATGCGAGAGACATGAGGGACAGGTAGGGCTTTAATCTCTTCTTTCAAAGCTTTAAAAATTGGGTTTCTATCGCCTGTAGTTGATTGTAGAAATTTGTGTGttttcttttgataaaaaatgtttttttaGCTTGGGTTACTGTTGTCGATACTTTGGTTTGtgtatttattttgttatttttcatttttgacaGTTTATTTGGACTTTACATTCATCATGGTGGGAGAATTGTGAGGTTGGATGGTAAAGAAGTGTACGTTGGAGGTGAATGTGAGGTGAGCTTGAAACATGATCCTGATATGTTTGGATATTTCGATGTAGAAGAAATAGTGAAAAATCTGGGATACTCAAGTTGGGTAAAATTGTGCTATGAAATTCCTAGAAGTCAGTCCTTTTGTGTCTTGCAAGATGATAAAAATTGCATGGAGATGCTTTCTTGTCTTACTCCATATATCAGGGTTTTGCATTGTTATGTTGATGGTGGGGTTGTTTCAATTAGTAAGGCAGGTGAGAATGTTGGTGGGAGTAGTACAGTTGCTAAGAAAATTGATGGTGGGAGTAAATCAGTTGCTAAGAAAATTGATGATGGGAGTAGTAGTAAGGCAGGAGATGGTGATGAGGGTCAGTATGATTCTGGGTATGAGAGTGACAATATTTATCAGTGGGACTGGGGTGGAGATGGTGAGGATGAACCTAATGCAGAGGGTGGTGGTGAAGTAAATGAAGATGTAGAGAATCAATATTCTGATGATGATGAATCTGAAGACTCAACATACATCCCTCTAGGTGGTGAGTCTTCTGATGATGAGTTGGATGATGATGAGCTAGTCGCAGATGATGAAGAGTATGAGAAATCTAGGAAAGAAGTTAAGGCTAGAAGGAGCATATTTGATTTAGTGGAGCAAGAGCCTGATAAAGGGATGGGTTTCAACCTTGTTTATGATCATGAAGATGCAGAATCTGACTATGTAACCTCTGGGAATGAAGATTCAAATTCTACAGATGAGGAGTTGGAGGGAAAGAGGAATAGGAAGTTCAGATCTAGCTATGACCCTAGAACAAAACCCAAAAAACTGAAATTGCAATTAGGTATGAGGTTTGCAGATGGCTTTGAGTGCAGAGAAGCCTTGAGGGATAATGCCATAGCACATGGGAAGCACATTAGGTTTGGTAAGGTTACAAAGACTACCTGCAGAGCAACTTGCACACCACCTTGCAAGTGGACAGTGTTTGCTTCTCTTGTCGAAGCACATGACTACTTCATGATCAAGACTTACTTCCCAACACACACTTGTGGCAGAAAGAGTAATAATAAGCTTGTTAGTTCGAAATGGATTGCAACCAAATATCAGAATGTTTTCAGAGTGCAGCCCAATTTGCCTATAAAACTTTTAGCTGATGACCTTAGGACTAGATATAAAACCATTGTGGGCAGAGATAGGTTATATAGGGCAAGGACTACTGGTCAAGAGATGATGAGAGGATCAGTAGAGGGTCATTATGCACTACTTAGGAGGTATGTTGCAGAACTTATGAGGGTGGATCCAGAGGGGACTTACAGGTTGTCATTGGGTGAGGAATCAGTATTTAAGGGCTTGTATATTGGCCACAGTGCACTAAGGCACGGTTTCAAGAAAAGTTGCAGGCCTATCATAGGGTTGGATGGCTGCTTCCTCAAGACTTATCTAGGGGGAATCCTGTTGGCAGCTGTTGGCAAGGTAATCCTTTTGTTTACTGTATTAACTTGGATTGTATTTATCTAATGTTGGGCAGTTTTATCTAACACTTATGCATGTTTATCCATAGGATGGGAACAACCAAATGTTCCCACTTGCATGGGCAGTGGTTGAGGTTGAGAACGAGAGCTGTTGGAATTGGTTTTTGGAGATTCTGCTTCAAGATCTAGGAATAACAGATGGCAATGGATGGAGTTTTATATCCGACCAACAAAAGGTATAATATTTCCTTATTGTAGCCCAATAATGTTATATGTCTTATGTATATTTGTTTATTGGCTTGCATTGTAGGGGTTGATGAATGCTGTCAGTAAGTTAGCACCACTGGCTGAACACAGGAACTGTGCACGACACGTGTACATGAATTGGAAAAAGCAACACAAAGGCACAAGTTTGAAGAACATATTCTGGGGGATTGTGAAGAGCACCTATGAGCAAGAGTACAAGCTGAAGCTTGAGGAGTTAAAGGCAGAGAATGTGGCTGCCTATGAGGACTTTGTGGCAAGAGATGTTAAACGTTTCTGTAAGGCATTCATTTCTTTATCTCCATGTAGTGATATGGTAGATAACAACATAGCTAGACATTCAATGGCTACATAATAGCAGCTAGGGGCATGCATATTATACACATGTGTGAGCAGATTAGAAGGGATCTAATGGTTAGACAGGTTGAAAAGTTGAAAATGATGGCTATGGTGTCTGATAGAGTGTGTCCTGCTGTGATGAAGAGCTTGGAAAAAATTAAGACTTAGAGTGTGTCAGCTTATGTGTTTCCTAATATGTTGAAGAAATATGAGGTGAGTTACAAGGGTAGGGCATTTGTGGTTGATGTCAATGGTAGAAGCTGCACATGTAGGGAATGGGATCTCACAGGGATACCATGTCTTCATGGCTGTGCTGCCCTACAATTTGAGGGTGAGGAGCCATCTGCATATGTACATGCTTATTACACTGTAGAGAGATATCTACAAGCATACAAGTATGCCATAGAGCCATTGGTTAGTGAGGAGATGTGGCCGGAGGCTGATGGCTATGTTGTGAAGCCTCCAT
It contains:
- the LOC130993584 gene encoding uncharacterized protein LOC130993584 translates to MRDSLFGLYIHHGGRIVRLDGKEVYVGGECEVSLKHDPDMFGYFDVEEIVKNLGYSSWVKLCYEIPRSQSFCVLQDDKNCMEMLSCLTPYIRVLHCYVDGGVVSISKAGENVGGSSTVAKKIDGGSKSVAKKIDDGSSSKAGDGDEGQYDSGYESDNIYQWDWGGDGEDEPNAEGGGEVNEDVENQYSDDDESEDSTYIPLGGESSDDELDDDELVADDEEYEKSRKEVKARRSIFDLVEQEPDKGMGFNLVYDHEDAESDYVTSGNEDSNSTDEELEGKRNRKFRSSYDPRTKPKKLKLQLGMRFADGFECREALRDNAIAHGKHIRFGKVTKTTCRATCTPPCKWTVFASLVEAHDYFMIKTYFPTHTCGRKSNNKLVSSKWIATKYQNVFRVQPNLPIKLLADDLRTRYKTIVGRDRLYRARTTGQEMMRGSVEGHYALLRRYVAELMRVDPEGTYRLSLGEESVFKGLYIGHSALRHGFKKSCRPIIGLDGCFLKTYLGGILLAAVGKDGNNQMFPLAWAVVEVENESCWNWFLEILLQDLGITDGNGWSFISDQQKGLMNAVSKLAPLAEHRNCARHVYMNWKKQHKGTSLKNIFWGIVKSTYEQEYKLKLEELKAENVAAYEDFVARDVKRFCKAFISLSPCSDMVDNNIARHSMAT